A single window of Archangium gephyra DNA harbors:
- a CDS encoding LysR family transcriptional regulator yields the protein MDRFDAMKAFTRIVECRSFTQAARDLGLPRSSVTDAVKQLEERLGVRLLQRTTRQVSPTLDGEAYYQRCVALLADLEEADAAFVGAQPKGLVRVEVQGTLARRVVLPRLPEFLARYPGIELYMSEGDRFVDLVREGVDCVLRSGEPRDSDMVGRRVALLEEVTCASPAYLARHGVPESLEALQQGHRMVGFRSSLTGSLMPLEFTVGGEVRHVMLPTTMSVNGAETFVAAARLGLGLIQAPRYHLEEDFGRGTLVLVLPQYPPTPTPVSLLYPRNRQLAPRVRVFIDWLTRGFAAP from the coding sequence ATGGACCGGTTCGACGCCATGAAGGCCTTCACGCGCATCGTGGAGTGCCGGAGTTTCACCCAGGCCGCGAGGGATCTGGGGCTGCCGCGCTCGTCGGTGACGGACGCGGTGAAGCAGCTGGAGGAGCGGCTGGGGGTCCGCCTGCTCCAGCGCACCACGCGGCAGGTGAGCCCCACGCTGGACGGCGAGGCGTACTACCAGCGTTGCGTGGCGCTGCTCGCGGACCTGGAGGAGGCGGACGCGGCGTTCGTGGGGGCGCAGCCGAAGGGGCTGGTGCGCGTGGAGGTGCAAGGAACGCTGGCGCGCCGGGTCGTGCTGCCCCGGCTGCCGGAATTCCTGGCGCGCTACCCGGGCATCGAGCTGTACATGAGCGAGGGCGACCGCTTCGTGGACCTGGTGCGCGAGGGAGTCGACTGCGTGCTGCGCTCGGGCGAGCCGCGGGACAGCGACATGGTGGGCCGCCGGGTGGCGCTGCTGGAGGAGGTGACGTGCGCGTCGCCGGCCTACCTGGCGCGGCACGGCGTGCCGGAGAGCCTCGAGGCGCTCCAGCAGGGGCACCGCATGGTGGGCTTCCGCTCCTCGCTGACGGGAAGCCTGATGCCGCTGGAGTTCACGGTGGGCGGAGAGGTCCGCCACGTCATGCTGCCCACGACGATGTCCGTGAACGGCGCGGAGACCTTCGTGGCGGCCGCGCGGCTGGGCCTGGGCCTCATCCAGGCGCCGCGCTACCACCTGGAGGAGGACTTCGGGCGCGGCACGCTGGTGCTCGTGCTGCCCCAGTACCCGCCGACGCCGACGCCCGTGTCCCTGCTGTACCCGCGCAACCGGCAGCTGGCCCCGCGCGTACGCGTCTTCATCGACTGGCTGACGCGGGGCTTCGCCGCGCCCTGA
- a CDS encoding acyltransferase family protein encodes MSVGHPSEARREHTPGVLGNRMAFVDVLRAIAILTVLFHHLPSGLGHHFGKLGEWGGRGVDLFFVLSGFLIGSTCLERAATAGERGPGNQAKAYWLLRSARIFPLYFALLAVYALGLPGFNPDAASILRDWWRPYVTFTSNYFAQITLELGIFWSLAIEEQFYLAVGLLILVCSRRRETLASAFLGLSLAAIAVSLVYRHELFALRADGVLPEDLYTFKLFHSTLSRMDQLAVGLISAVASHAFNGWKWARSGYQARLSTWAVIALCLGFLVYFPHHPVVGFLVIGLVFGVCLLWVQRPAARMLILGRWEGRALGPLTYIGKLSFGLYIFHPITRTWVDKLLPTSVLPADSVLRAVVLLAVWIAVTTVLAAVSYQFFEEPLLSAARRKSRSILQPPAEANPGAAAPGRLAERELSAGVAGPPAS; translated from the coding sequence ATGAGCGTTGGACACCCGAGCGAGGCCCGGCGTGAGCACACGCCCGGAGTGTTGGGCAACCGCATGGCCTTCGTGGACGTCCTGCGGGCCATCGCCATCCTCACCGTGCTCTTCCATCACCTGCCCTCGGGTCTGGGGCATCACTTCGGCAAGCTCGGCGAGTGGGGCGGCCGGGGCGTGGATCTCTTCTTCGTCCTGTCGGGCTTCCTGATCGGCAGCACCTGCCTGGAGCGGGCCGCCACCGCGGGCGAGCGCGGCCCGGGCAACCAGGCCAAGGCGTACTGGCTTTTGCGCTCGGCGCGCATCTTCCCGCTCTACTTCGCGCTGCTCGCCGTCTACGCCCTGGGGCTGCCTGGCTTCAATCCGGACGCCGCCTCGATCCTGCGCGACTGGTGGCGGCCCTACGTCACCTTCACGTCCAACTACTTCGCGCAGATCACGCTCGAGCTGGGCATCTTCTGGTCGCTGGCCATCGAGGAGCAGTTCTACCTCGCGGTGGGTCTGCTCATCCTCGTCTGCTCGCGGCGCCGCGAGACGCTGGCCTCGGCGTTCCTCGGGCTGTCCCTGGCCGCCATCGCCGTGTCGCTCGTGTACCGGCACGAGTTGTTCGCCCTGCGCGCGGACGGGGTCCTCCCGGAGGACCTCTACACCTTCAAGCTCTTCCACAGCACGCTGTCGCGCATGGACCAGCTCGCGGTGGGGCTCATCAGCGCCGTTGCCTCGCACGCGTTCAATGGCTGGAAGTGGGCGCGCTCCGGGTACCAGGCCCGCCTCTCCACCTGGGCCGTCATCGCCCTGTGCCTGGGCTTCCTCGTGTACTTCCCCCACCACCCCGTCGTGGGTTTCCTGGTGATCGGCCTGGTCTTCGGCGTGTGTCTGCTCTGGGTGCAGCGTCCCGCGGCACGCATGCTCATCCTGGGCCGCTGGGAGGGCCGTGCGCTCGGGCCGCTGACGTACATCGGCAAGCTCAGCTTCGGGCTCTACATCTTCCATCCCATCACCCGCACGTGGGTGGACAAGCTGCTCCCCACCTCCGTCCTGCCCGCGGACTCTGTCCTGCGCGCCGTCGTCCTCCTGGCGGTGTGGATCGCGGTGACCACGGTGCTGGCCGCCGTCAGCTACCAGTTCTTCGAGGAGCCCCTCCTCTCCGCCGCGCGCCGCAAGTCGCGGAGCATCCTCCAGCCCCCCGCGGAGGCGAACCCCGGCGCCGCGGCACCGGGACGTCTCGCCGAGCGGGAGCTGTCGGCGGGAGTGGCTGGACCGCCCGCTTCCTGA
- a CDS encoding DUF5131 family protein: MAATSKIEWTDATWNPVRGCTKISPGCKHCYAETFAERFRGVPGHPYEQGFDLRLVPEKLAEPLRWSAPKRVFVNSMSDLFHKDVPDDYIVSVVRVMLMADWHTYQVLTKRSERMRDLLKTKLRFASKRSHIWWGVSVEDRRYGLPRIEHLRKAPARVRFLSVEPLLEGLETINLDGIHWVIVGGESGPGARPLSPEWVTSLRDQCLRARVPFFFKQWGGVQKSRMGRELEGRTHDELPAVPNLPIASLEDRRAAIEEVQTHLARCS; this comes from the coding sequence ATGGCTGCTACGTCAAAGATCGAGTGGACGGACGCGACGTGGAACCCCGTTCGCGGCTGCACGAAGATCTCGCCCGGATGCAAGCACTGCTACGCCGAGACATTCGCCGAGCGCTTCCGAGGCGTGCCCGGGCACCCATATGAGCAGGGCTTCGACCTTCGGCTCGTTCCCGAGAAGCTCGCCGAGCCCCTGCGCTGGTCCGCGCCTAAGCGGGTCTTCGTCAATTCAATGAGCGACCTGTTCCACAAGGATGTGCCCGACGACTACATCGTCTCGGTCGTTCGCGTGATGTTGATGGCCGACTGGCACACCTACCAGGTGCTTACCAAGCGTTCGGAGCGGATGCGCGACTTACTCAAGACGAAACTGCGCTTCGCCTCGAAGCGGTCGCACATTTGGTGGGGCGTGAGTGTCGAGGATCGCCGGTACGGTCTGCCGCGCATTGAGCACCTGCGAAAAGCCCCGGCCCGCGTCCGCTTCTTGTCGGTTGAGCCGCTGCTCGAAGGGCTGGAAACCATCAATCTCGACGGCATCCACTGGGTCATCGTTGGAGGCGAGAGCGGCCCAGGAGCGCGTCCGCTTAGCCCTGAGTGGGTGACCTCGCTCAGGGACCAGTGCCTACGTGCGCGCGTGCCCTTCTTCTTCAAGCAGTGGGGTGGAGTGCAAAAGAGCCGCATGGGCCGAGAGCTGGAGGGCCGCACCCATGATGAGTTGCCCGCCGTGCCAAATCTGCCCATCGCAAGCTTGGAGGACCGCCGAGCTGCTATAGAAGAGGTACAAACCCACCTCGCGAGGTGCTCGTGA
- a CDS encoding vWA domain-containing protein: MTRKHLAALWVALSLVGCGGGSSGFGATPGGAQDISLARTKIDQGVVPSPEDFVVEGLYSEHDLPLDGPPCEQVLCLRTATGIAPAIDTGRQEVFVQVGFSSGVDPATFHRKPLDVALVIDHSGSMGGEPMEAVKAAARTLVDKLNENDTLSLVIFDNTASTLVAQGGVKDRAALKRSIDTIHEAGGTCIECGLREGFKQLATRQVEPSRARRLFLFTDAMPNVGATGDGEFMDLLRDNSQKGLDTTVFGVNVAFGQELVTKMSAVRGSNYYYLGNAEQTRKVFDEDFDFLVTPIAYDLKMALTPAEGTRVEAVYGLPGVEPGVSEAVMEVSTVFLSRRRGAVLVRLSRPEQGQVPPNQQLVSSAFSFSAAEGNSSTGVSLTASYEGSEPLASSEAWYSQRTVRKTVALTNFILGARRACEQWNKGEKAQAREVADRTAALLRSEAEVLDDAPLRAEAELANKLAALMAR, from the coding sequence ATGACGCGAAAGCATCTGGCCGCGCTGTGGGTGGCGTTGTCGTTGGTGGGCTGTGGTGGTGGTTCCTCGGGCTTTGGAGCGACTCCGGGCGGTGCGCAGGACATCTCGCTGGCGCGAACGAAGATCGATCAGGGCGTGGTGCCCTCTCCGGAGGACTTCGTCGTCGAGGGGCTCTACTCGGAGCATGACCTGCCGCTGGACGGCCCGCCCTGCGAGCAGGTGCTGTGCCTGCGCACGGCGACGGGCATCGCGCCGGCCATCGACACGGGGCGCCAGGAGGTGTTCGTGCAGGTGGGGTTCTCCTCGGGCGTGGACCCGGCCACCTTCCACCGCAAGCCGCTCGACGTGGCCCTGGTCATCGACCACTCGGGCTCCATGGGGGGCGAGCCGATGGAGGCGGTGAAGGCCGCCGCGCGCACGCTGGTGGACAAGCTGAACGAGAACGACACCCTCTCGCTGGTCATCTTCGATAACACGGCCAGCACGCTGGTGGCTCAGGGCGGCGTGAAGGATCGCGCGGCACTCAAGCGCTCCATCGACACGATCCATGAGGCGGGCGGCACGTGCATCGAGTGTGGGCTGCGCGAGGGATTCAAGCAGCTCGCCACGAGGCAGGTGGAGCCGTCGAGGGCCCGCCGGCTCTTCCTCTTCACGGACGCGATGCCCAACGTGGGCGCCACGGGCGACGGTGAGTTCATGGACCTGCTGCGTGACAACTCCCAGAAGGGCCTGGACACGACGGTGTTCGGCGTGAACGTCGCGTTCGGGCAGGAGCTCGTCACGAAGATGTCCGCCGTGCGCGGTTCGAACTACTACTACCTGGGCAACGCGGAGCAGACGCGGAAGGTGTTCGACGAGGACTTCGACTTCCTGGTGACGCCCATCGCCTATGACTTGAAGATGGCGCTCACGCCGGCCGAGGGCACCCGGGTGGAGGCGGTGTATGGCCTGCCCGGAGTGGAGCCCGGGGTGAGCGAGGCGGTGATGGAGGTGTCCACGGTGTTCCTCTCGCGGCGTCGCGGCGCGGTGCTGGTGCGGCTGAGCCGGCCGGAGCAGGGGCAGGTGCCGCCCAACCAGCAGCTGGTGTCGAGCGCGTTCTCCTTCAGCGCGGCGGAGGGGAACTCGTCCACGGGTGTCTCGCTCACGGCGAGCTACGAGGGCAGCGAGCCGCTCGCGTCCTCGGAGGCGTGGTACTCGCAGCGCACGGTGCGCAAGACGGTGGCGCTGACGAACTTCATCCTCGGGGCCCGGAGGGCGTGCGAGCAGTGGAACAAGGGCGAGAAGGCACAGGCCCGCGAGGTAGCGGACCGGACGGCGGCCCTGCTGCGGTCGGAGGCGGAGGTGCTGGATGACGCGCCGCTGCGCGCCGAGGCGGAGCTCGCGAACAAGCTCGCCGCGTTGATGGCGCGCTGA
- a CDS encoding cytochrome P460 family protein — MKRIGLWLAVVATVAGVVVPTAIEAQQPTEEAAPVFVKKIPPGYRDWRLITVAQERGELNDIRAVLGNDKAIKAYRAGTLPFPEGTIIARLAYDYVPSEENNKVFGRPQSFVAGPPKNGVQFMVKDSKKYAATGGWGYAQFDDGKPADDAMLKTCFPCHEAVKSRDYVFSRYSP; from the coding sequence GTGAAGCGAATCGGGCTCTGGCTGGCTGTCGTTGCAACGGTGGCCGGCGTCGTCGTCCCTACGGCTATCGAAGCCCAACAACCCACGGAAGAGGCCGCTCCGGTCTTCGTCAAGAAAATCCCCCCCGGGTACCGCGACTGGAGGCTCATCACCGTGGCCCAGGAGAGAGGCGAGCTCAACGACATCCGCGCGGTTCTGGGCAACGATAAAGCCATCAAAGCCTACCGGGCAGGGACGCTCCCGTTCCCCGAGGGGACCATCATCGCGCGGCTTGCTTACGACTACGTCCCGTCGGAGGAGAACAACAAGGTCTTCGGCCGTCCCCAATCCTTCGTGGCCGGGCCCCCGAAGAACGGGGTTCAGTTCATGGTCAAGGACTCGAAGAAATACGCCGCGACTGGCGGCTGGGGATACGCTCAGTTCGACGACGGCAAACCCGCCGATGATGCGATGCTCAAGACCTGCTTTCCCTGTCACGAGGCGGTCAAGAGTCGCGACTACGTTTTCAGCCGTTACTCACCCTGA
- a CDS encoding SDR family oxidoreductase: protein MTTPQTQQKKTALVTGASRGIGAAVAERLARDGFSVLVNYAGRQDAADALVRRIEAAGGRALSVQADVSDPTAFPRMFDAAEAAFGGVDVLVNNAGMGKFARFADFDDALFDQHVAVNFKGTFNGLREAARRLRDGGRIINFSTSVVGMRMETYGVYAATKAAVETMTAVLSKELRGRNITVNCVAPGPTATDLFLHGKSPELVDRMAKLNPMERLGTPEDIAASVAFLAGPDGGWINGQVLRANGGMV from the coding sequence ATGACGACCCCCCAGACCCAGCAGAAGAAGACCGCCCTCGTGACGGGCGCCTCGCGCGGCATCGGCGCCGCGGTGGCCGAGCGGCTCGCTCGCGACGGCTTCAGCGTCCTCGTCAACTACGCGGGCCGCCAGGACGCCGCGGACGCCCTGGTGCGCCGGATTGAAGCGGCCGGGGGCCGGGCGCTGAGCGTCCAGGCGGATGTCTCCGACCCCACCGCCTTCCCCCGGATGTTCGACGCGGCGGAAGCGGCCTTCGGCGGGGTGGACGTGCTGGTGAACAACGCCGGCATGGGGAAGTTCGCCCGCTTCGCGGACTTCGACGACGCCCTGTTCGACCAGCATGTGGCCGTCAACTTCAAGGGCACGTTCAACGGCCTGCGGGAAGCCGCGCGCCGCCTGCGCGACGGTGGGCGCATCATCAACTTCTCCACCAGCGTCGTGGGCATGAGGATGGAGACCTACGGCGTCTACGCGGCCACCAAGGCCGCCGTGGAGACGATGACCGCCGTGCTCTCCAAGGAGCTGCGCGGCCGGAACATCACCGTCAACTGCGTCGCGCCCGGCCCCACCGCCACCGACCTCTTCCTGCACGGCAAGTCCCCCGAGCTGGTGGACCGCATGGCGAAGCTCAACCCCATGGAGCGGCTGGGCACGCCAGAGGACATCGCCGCGTCCGTCGCGTTCCTCGCCGGGCCGGACGGCGGGTGGATCAACGGCCAGGTCCTCCGCGCCAACGGCGGCATGGTCTGA
- a CDS encoding HEAT repeat domain-containing protein, with the protein MSANQDIGGRAVYQGFAYQEAVTVWVALELMFARNEGIERVEFEPESQEDLAVLLPAPGERRHLSIQVKYRSKHWGKAEFVELVGIPQRPPGTRGPKRRLSPVERLAATSGEHYLLITNTTLDTSLQSLQVSGILDLAPTPRLPDSLKERIPPGVRLEELAPRITVLQPKEKEHFQLLSEELLKRHLHVPGLTVRQCREALAEAVRAKMLQGAASRFWTKQDIVARARQYQGALSPTEELDDFVAPRNFQAMKAQLDSRHLLVLLGPPGVGKTLVARKLAYEYQTAEEPFAFVRIQEPTELQDKLEATREPTVFFVEDPFGPVRPGDKAERWLHALPGLLDEARSDKKIIIMSRLAVLRASSGQKQFQQLRAEAMHLDGTDYDASARWRILQNKLKRAEGWQRALVDDHRDEVLERLHAPLSIKTFAAKVRQLEPQNVLRLRALLRESAVDQIASIVAQEVRGLPWNAIPSALVLWSLLTRGAVFPLEAALTRSEVLHGADRSLHVDIRKLLDWMLAASWLTEEPEGYRAHPQVTAGLEFLLGEEPAQAANVFSALFKGLLAEEDFRDVLDLAGALPSTPQLLSREVHGAFDAWLRSALLTAEGAFLPEVYVTAARWLRGVDPVAALVRALSPPPIIEDGSRQVTPWRLPNWPGSLLEAIRSSADGRQVMERFIQYVLPGINNVFYEQFVWDLDLLGWHFPEAFAAAAPVATREATTALSAIMLGALLCASPPFDELIELLDSELKRRWDKLHAIPERREAEQGHLDMLEAAAIDEQDLDDRVILADALDRLVAWRRAREGYEWLPGHPRRRELIFSWCKAIQPKNASLDEFRALRDACEPGQRWQVYEVIGRTRHTGSASLLFAALVTAEGHEARAALQALFTLWPLEALNAELSPLLAQPEERRAALVAIVGSALPWDERDETEPGAQETLARILFPEGCTALRACIKAQARSPWPPNLGELSADDRERLWKWVGSPSPELHGAAIRVLAAAGEPVAAAAAAMLESSFAPFRKTVIQALFSDVSREATALLERALQDPDWKCRAAAILALAPRADASGRQSVLATAKDPSWLVRDACIAAIRNHRWNEGLDTLFELLSDAQDLGIGYTEESREHGVAYAAAQALVELAPLPESLARRLLDFLRAGTQSNRDAIVHQQLMVLFMTQEVDEAFSSFVELLQSPMRRVVRLQVHYPVRKGAAWALLQQITWHPELAQRLELQPLVEAALHPDPVLSGGACLVLGRMGLAAWPGAEAALGEAGHWERAFLHGAEWLRAHHVLPPEGVRALLPTKAVQCLEWLMARAPDSTESWLAHAGALNWLAELAEGGAWRMFLRYYLQLYFHAPPPPGPPVGSVPYFMKTLPYAFFVAPRGDWVELPPDGDRWPAISTSR; encoded by the coding sequence ATGTCGGCGAATCAGGACATTGGCGGCCGGGCGGTGTACCAGGGCTTCGCGTATCAGGAGGCCGTAACCGTATGGGTCGCGCTCGAGCTGATGTTCGCTCGGAACGAGGGCATCGAGCGTGTCGAGTTCGAGCCGGAGTCCCAGGAAGATCTCGCGGTCTTGCTTCCGGCGCCCGGTGAGAGACGTCACCTCAGCATCCAAGTGAAGTACCGGAGCAAGCACTGGGGCAAGGCAGAGTTCGTCGAGCTCGTCGGCATCCCGCAACGGCCTCCAGGCACGCGAGGTCCCAAGCGGCGGTTATCTCCCGTGGAGCGGTTGGCCGCCACTTCCGGCGAGCACTACCTGCTCATCACCAACACCACGCTCGATACCTCCCTTCAATCGCTGCAGGTCAGTGGCATCCTGGACCTGGCGCCCACACCCCGCTTGCCAGACTCACTCAAGGAGCGCATTCCCCCAGGTGTACGCCTTGAAGAGTTGGCACCTCGCATCACGGTGCTCCAGCCGAAGGAGAAGGAGCACTTCCAACTGCTCTCGGAGGAACTGCTGAAGCGGCACCTGCACGTTCCCGGGCTCACCGTGCGGCAGTGCCGTGAGGCCCTGGCCGAAGCGGTGCGCGCCAAGATGCTCCAAGGTGCGGCCTCCCGGTTCTGGACGAAGCAGGACATCGTCGCGAGAGCCCGCCAGTACCAGGGCGCGCTCTCGCCCACCGAGGAGCTGGACGACTTCGTGGCGCCACGGAACTTCCAGGCAATGAAGGCTCAGCTCGATAGCAGACACCTGCTCGTGCTGCTCGGTCCACCAGGGGTGGGCAAGACGCTGGTCGCGCGCAAGCTCGCGTATGAGTACCAGACCGCCGAAGAGCCCTTCGCGTTCGTGCGCATTCAGGAACCCACCGAGCTTCAAGACAAACTCGAGGCCACGAGGGAGCCGACCGTCTTCTTCGTCGAGGACCCCTTTGGGCCCGTCCGTCCGGGTGACAAGGCGGAACGTTGGCTCCATGCCCTCCCCGGGCTGCTGGACGAGGCCCGGTCCGACAAGAAGATCATCATCATGTCCCGGCTGGCGGTTCTTCGCGCCTCCAGCGGGCAGAAGCAGTTCCAGCAACTACGGGCCGAGGCGATGCATCTGGACGGCACGGACTATGACGCCTCCGCGCGCTGGCGGATTCTCCAGAACAAGCTCAAGAGGGCCGAGGGGTGGCAGCGCGCTCTGGTGGATGACCATCGTGACGAAGTCCTGGAGCGCCTCCACGCCCCGCTTTCCATCAAGACCTTCGCGGCGAAGGTGCGGCAGCTGGAGCCTCAAAACGTGCTCCGCCTTCGTGCGCTGCTGCGGGAATCGGCCGTCGACCAGATCGCCAGCATCGTGGCGCAAGAGGTTCGAGGGCTGCCCTGGAACGCGATTCCATCAGCCCTCGTCCTCTGGAGCCTGCTGACGCGGGGGGCGGTGTTCCCCTTGGAGGCAGCCCTTACGCGGTCAGAAGTCCTCCATGGGGCTGACCGGAGCCTTCACGTGGACATCCGGAAGCTGCTCGACTGGATGCTCGCGGCCAGCTGGCTGACCGAGGAGCCTGAAGGGTACCGAGCCCACCCGCAAGTCACCGCGGGGCTCGAGTTCCTGCTGGGTGAAGAGCCCGCCCAGGCCGCCAACGTCTTCTCCGCGTTGTTCAAAGGCTTGCTGGCGGAAGAGGACTTCAGGGATGTACTGGACCTCGCGGGAGCGCTGCCATCCACCCCCCAGCTTCTCTCCCGCGAGGTCCATGGCGCATTCGACGCGTGGCTCCGTTCAGCGCTGCTGACGGCGGAGGGCGCCTTCCTGCCAGAGGTCTACGTCACCGCCGCCCGGTGGCTGCGAGGGGTAGATCCCGTAGCAGCCCTGGTTAGGGCTCTTTCCCCCCCGCCCATCATCGAAGACGGCTCCCGGCAGGTGACGCCATGGCGGCTTCCCAATTGGCCCGGCTCGCTCCTGGAGGCCATTCGCTCCAGTGCCGACGGGCGGCAGGTCATGGAGCGGTTCATCCAGTACGTGCTGCCTGGCATCAACAACGTGTTCTATGAGCAGTTCGTATGGGACCTGGACCTCCTGGGATGGCACTTTCCCGAGGCATTTGCCGCAGCGGCCCCTGTCGCTACCCGGGAGGCGACGACTGCCCTCAGCGCCATCATGTTGGGGGCCCTGCTCTGCGCGTCGCCGCCTTTCGATGAGCTGATCGAGTTGCTCGACTCCGAACTGAAGCGGCGCTGGGACAAGCTCCACGCAATTCCCGAGCGCAGGGAGGCCGAGCAGGGGCACCTGGATATGCTCGAAGCCGCGGCCATCGACGAGCAAGACCTCGATGATCGCGTGATTCTCGCGGATGCGCTTGATCGGCTGGTCGCGTGGCGTAGGGCTCGTGAGGGGTATGAGTGGTTGCCCGGGCACCCGCGACGTCGCGAGCTGATCTTCTCCTGGTGCAAGGCCATCCAACCAAAGAATGCGTCGCTGGATGAGTTCCGCGCGCTCAGAGACGCCTGTGAGCCCGGGCAGCGCTGGCAGGTCTACGAGGTTATCGGCCGCACGAGGCACACGGGGAGCGCCTCGTTGCTGTTCGCTGCACTGGTCACTGCCGAGGGACATGAGGCACGAGCGGCTCTGCAAGCGCTCTTCACGTTGTGGCCACTGGAGGCGCTCAATGCCGAGCTGAGTCCCTTGCTGGCGCAACCCGAAGAGCGAAGGGCCGCGCTGGTCGCGATTGTCGGGAGCGCTCTTCCCTGGGACGAGCGCGACGAGACGGAGCCTGGAGCCCAGGAGACCCTGGCGCGCATTCTGTTCCCCGAGGGGTGCACGGCGCTGCGCGCCTGCATCAAGGCGCAGGCCCGGAGCCCCTGGCCTCCCAACTTGGGCGAGCTGTCCGCCGATGACCGCGAGCGCCTCTGGAAGTGGGTGGGCAGCCCATCTCCAGAGCTTCACGGTGCGGCCATTCGCGTGCTGGCCGCAGCGGGTGAACCCGTCGCGGCGGCCGCTGCGGCGATGCTGGAATCTTCGTTCGCGCCCTTCCGCAAGACGGTGATTCAGGCGCTCTTCTCGGACGTGTCGCGCGAGGCCACTGCCCTACTAGAGCGCGCACTTCAGGACCCTGACTGGAAATGCCGGGCCGCCGCCATTCTCGCGCTCGCACCTCGGGCGGATGCGTCCGGAAGACAATCCGTGCTGGCCACCGCGAAAGACCCGAGCTGGCTGGTGCGAGATGCCTGTATCGCCGCCATCCGAAACCACCGGTGGAATGAGGGACTCGACACCCTCTTCGAGCTGCTTTCCGACGCACAGGACCTCGGCATCGGCTACACGGAGGAGTCGCGCGAGCATGGAGTGGCCTATGCTGCGGCCCAGGCACTCGTCGAGCTGGCGCCACTGCCGGAGTCGCTCGCGCGCAGGCTCCTCGATTTCCTCCGCGCGGGGACTCAGAGCAACCGGGATGCCATTGTGCACCAGCAACTCATGGTGCTCTTCATGACTCAGGAAGTGGACGAGGCGTTTTCGTCATTCGTCGAGCTCCTCCAGAGCCCCATGCGCCGTGTCGTGCGGCTCCAGGTTCACTACCCCGTTCGCAAGGGGGCTGCCTGGGCGCTGTTGCAGCAAATCACCTGGCACCCGGAGCTGGCGCAGCGGCTCGAGCTTCAACCACTGGTAGAAGCCGCCCTTCATCCCGACCCAGTCCTCTCCGGCGGTGCGTGTCTCGTGCTTGGACGCATGGGGCTCGCGGCCTGGCCCGGAGCTGAGGCTGCGCTTGGCGAGGCAGGGCATTGGGAAAGGGCGTTCCTACACGGGGCGGAGTGGCTCCGGGCGCATCACGTGCTACCTCCCGAAGGGGTGCGTGCGCTGCTTCCCACCAAAGCGGTGCAGTGCCTGGAGTGGCTGATGGCGCGTGCACCTGATTCGACGGAGTCCTGGCTGGCCCATGCCGGAGCCCTGAACTGGCTGGCGGAACTCGCAGAAGGAGGGGCCTGGCGGATGTTCCTCCGGTACTACCTTCAGCTCTACTTTCACGCGCCGCCCCCTCCGGGCCCTCCCGTTGGCTCGGTGCCCTATTTCATGAAAACGCTTCCCTACGCTTTCTTCGTCGCCCCTCGTGGTGACTGGGTGGAACTGCCGCCTGATGGTGATAGATGGCCGGCAATCTCCACCTCACGCTGA
- the tcmP gene encoding three-Cys-motif partner protein TcmP has translation MIDFSLYKGREQTGVKHLFLSEYLQRFAPIIRSWCKTITYVDCFSGPWQEQSEDLKDTSFSIALEELEKAREAAGGELNLRAFFVERDADAYRRLKDFADRRGTEAGVEVETRHDELENRIEDIVRFVKAGPPKNFPFLFIDPTGWTGFGLEAIKPLLQLNPGEVLINFMTGHIRRLVEHPEEGQREGFEALYGSTRCARVLERVEGKTGLEREDILVSEYLRAIRETGGYEHVSAAVVLNPSMDRTHFHLIFGTRNPKGLEVFKGAEKKAMEAMCQQRAVVQDRKGDQRQTGLFDMVNEVPRHDRHYQSLREHYGKLAQRKMRRVLEDKRRVRYGDLYSSVLTVPLTFESDLKQWLKEWSGLGLLKIDGLQGRERVPKLDGDHHVVWTGPAVTATIAS, from the coding sequence GTGATCGACTTTTCTCTGTACAAAGGGCGAGAGCAGACAGGAGTTAAGCATCTCTTCCTGTCGGAGTACCTCCAGCGGTTCGCACCTATCATCCGCTCCTGGTGCAAGACCATTACGTACGTCGACTGCTTCTCCGGTCCCTGGCAGGAGCAGTCGGAGGACCTCAAGGACACTTCCTTTTCTATCGCCCTAGAGGAGCTCGAGAAGGCGCGCGAGGCGGCAGGTGGCGAGCTCAACCTCCGAGCGTTCTTCGTGGAGAGGGACGCCGACGCCTACAGGCGGCTCAAAGACTTCGCCGACAGGCGGGGAACGGAGGCTGGCGTCGAGGTCGAGACCCGTCACGACGAACTGGAAAACCGCATTGAGGACATCGTCCGCTTCGTCAAGGCCGGTCCTCCGAAGAACTTCCCCTTCCTGTTCATCGACCCTACCGGTTGGACCGGCTTCGGCTTGGAGGCGATCAAGCCGCTCCTGCAGCTCAACCCCGGTGAGGTGCTCATCAACTTCATGACGGGCCACATCCGCCGCCTCGTCGAGCACCCCGAGGAAGGGCAGAGGGAGGGATTCGAGGCGCTCTACGGGTCTACTCGGTGCGCCCGAGTGCTCGAACGGGTCGAAGGGAAAACCGGCTTGGAGCGCGAGGACATCCTGGTCTCGGAGTACCTACGTGCCATTCGCGAGACGGGCGGGTACGAACACGTCTCTGCGGCTGTCGTGCTCAACCCGTCGATGGACCGCACGCACTTCCACCTGATCTTTGGGACGCGTAACCCCAAGGGGTTGGAGGTCTTCAAGGGCGCAGAGAAGAAGGCGATGGAGGCGATGTGCCAGCAGCGCGCTGTCGTTCAGGACCGCAAGGGTGACCAACGCCAGACTGGCTTGTTCGACATGGTGAACGAGGTTCCGCGGCACGACAGGCACTACCAGAGCCTGCGCGAGCACTACGGAAAGCTCGCGCAGCGTAAGATGCGGCGGGTCCTCGAAGACAAGAGGCGAGTCCGCTACGGCGATCTCTATTCGAGCGTGCTCACCGTTCCACTCACGTTCGAGTCCGACCTCAAGCAGTGGCTGAAAGAGTGGTCGGGACTGGGGCTGCTGAAGATTG